The DNA segment GATGCGCGCCCCCGCTTCGTCGAGGATCGCGGTCGCGACGGCGTCGCCGGAGTCGGCGAGGCGTGCGACGTCGGCCGCGAGGCCCGCGAGCACCCCGGCCCGGTCGGCGCGAGGGTAGAGATGGGCCGGCCATGCGCCGACCGGGCCGAATCGCTCGGTCGCGAGCGCGAGGAGCGCCACGGCGTCCTGCCGGATGCCGTCGTGCGTCTCGATCGCAGCCTGGAGCGCGCGGATGCCGATCCACGCGCCCGATCCGCGGTCGTCGTAGAGATGCCCCCATCCGCCGACGCGTCGCCACACGCGATCGAGGTCGGTGCCGAGGGCGATCGCGCCCGTGCCGACGGCGACGACCGCACCCGGCGCGCCCGCGAGCGCGCCGAGGTTCGCCGTCACGGCGTCGGCCGCGAGGGCCGCGGGGGCGTCCGCGGCGCGTGCGAGACGTGTCGCGGCGGCATCGGGATCGTCGACGAGCGAGGCCACGCCGGCGGCGCCGACGCCGACCGCGGCGATGCGCGCGTCGGGCCAGGCTCGGCGCGCGTCGCCGATGAGCGCCTCGGCGACGTCGATGACGGTCGAGCCGCCCGCGGTCACCGAGATGCGCCCGCCGTCGAGGCGGCGCACGGTCGAGGCCTCGGTGAGCGCGGATGCATCGGGGAGCGTGTGCGCGAACGGCGTGAGCGCGGCGCGACTGCCGGTCCCGCCGAGGTCGATACCGAGGAGATACCGATGCTCGGAAATAACTTGCAGTTCATGCTCCATTCGCGAATACTACTTCCAATCACGTTCGCAGCGAGGCGGCTCGGGCCGCATCGCACCATCGAGAATCCCCAAGAAGGGTCCCTACCATCATGCGCAATCGCATCCTTCCGATTGCGGCGCTCGGCCTCACGGCCGCGCTCGCACTCACGGCGTGCTCCGGCGGCGGCAACGGCGGCGGCGACGCCGCCTCGGGCGAGGGCAAGACCCTCGACGTCTGGATCATGCAGGGCACGAACCCCGACTCCGAAGCCTTCTTCGACAAGGTCGGCGACGCCTTCACCGAGGAGACGGGCGCCGAGCTCAACGTCGAGTACGTGCAGTGGGCCGACGCCCACGACCGGTTCGTGACGTCGATCGCGGGCGGCACGACTCCCGACGTCGCGGAGACCGGCACGACCTGGACCGCCGAGTTCGCCGACGCCGGCGCGCTCGCCCCCATCGGCGACTACGTCGACGCCGACGGACTCGGCGACGACCTCGTCGAAGGCCTCGTCGAGTCGGGCACCTACGACGACACGCTCTACGGCATGCCGTGGTACGCGGGCGTCCGCTCGCTCGTCTACCGCTCCGACCTCTTCGACGAGCTCGGTCTCGCGGCACCCGCCAGCTGGGACGACATCGTCGCGGCGGGCGACGCCATCAAGGCCGCGCACCCCGAGATGCTCGCGTTCGCCGTGCCCGGCGACGCCGAGTTCGGCGTCTACCCCTGGGTCTGGGGCGCCGGCGGCGAGGTCTCGGTCAAGAAGGGCGACCAGTGGGTCTCGGGACTCGCGAGCCCCGAATCGCAGGACGGCATCGGCTTCTACACGGGACTCGCGACCGAGCACGGCTTCTCGTCGGCCGGCGCGACGACCTGGAAGGAGACCGACGTGCTCGACAACTTCGTCCAGGGCAACGTCGCCATGGCGCTCATGGGCTCCTGGACTCCCGCCACGATCGTGGAGAAGAACCCCGACCTCGAGGGCAAGTTCGCCGCGACGCCCATCCCCGGCAAAGACGGCGGCATCGCCCCCTCGGTGCTCGGCGGCTCGCACCTCTCGATGTTCGAGACCGCCGACGACAAGGATCTCGCGTGGGCGTTCATCAAGCTCATGACGACCGGTGAGTTCGCCGCCGAATGGGCCGACCAGACCGGCTACTTCCCCGGCCAGGCCTCGCTCCTCGACGCAACGCTCGAGAACGCCGACCCGCTCGTCGCACCCTTCGCGACGCAGCTCGTCGACGGCGGCGCCTCGGTGCCCGTCACGCCGAAGTTCGGCGCCGTGCAGGCCAAGAAGACCACGAACACCGCCATCCAGGCGATCCTCTCGGGGCAGAAGTCGGTCCAGCAGGCGACCGAGGACGCCGCCGCCGAGATGGACCAGATCATGAACGGCGACTGATCTCGTGACCAGCACCATCCAGGCACCGCCGGTCGCGCCCGGGGCTCCCGCCTCGCGCGCGGCCGGCGGCGCCGGCCGCAGGCCGAGCCGCATCACGAGGCTCCGGCCGTGGCTCCTGTTCGCCCCCGCCCTCATCGTGCTCGCCGTGCTGCTGCTGTGGCCGCTCGTCCGTGTCGTGCTCTTCTCGCTGCAGGACTACGGCCTCCGCGAGATCGTCTCGGGCGAGCCGAACTGGATCGGCCTCGACAACTACGCCGAGATCCTCGCCGACCCCTCGCTCTGGGGCGTCGTGCTGCCGAACACCGTCGTGTTCGCCGTGCTCTCGGTCGCCGGCACCGTCGCGTTCGGCACCGCCGTCGCCGTGCTCATGGCGAGCCTCGGCCCGTTCTGGCGCACGATCGTCGGCAGCGCGATCATGGTCGCGTGGGCGATGCCCGCCGTCACGGGAACCTACGTGTGGGTGTGGATCTTCGACGCCGACCGCGGCGTCTTCAACCAGGCCCTGCAGGCGCTCGGCCTGCAGGACGACCCCGTCAACTGGTTCACCAACCGCTACAGCTTCTTCGCGATCGTGCTGCTGAACGTCATCCACCACGGCTTCCCGTTCGTCGCCGTCACGGTGCTCGCGGGCCTCCTCGGCGTCTCGAAGGAGATGCTCGAGGCCGCCGAGATGGACGGCGCCGGGCCGTTCCGCCGCTTCTTCCAGGTGATCGTGCCGAACCTCCGCCAGGTCTTCACCGTCGTCATCATCCTGTCGACCATCTGGGACTTCAAGGTCTTCGCACAGGTCTACCTCATGCCGGGAGGCTCGGGCTCCAATCGCGAGGTGCTGAACCTCGGCGTCTGGTCGTACGTCGAGTCGTTCGGGCAGAACCGGTACGGCTTCGGCTCGGCGATCGCCGTGCTCCTGACCCTCGTGCTGCTCGCGATCACGGTCGTCTACGTCCGCACCATGCTGAAAGAGGAAGAGCTGTGAGCGCCACGACCGCGGACACCGTCGTCCCCGAGCAGGACGCGCGGCGCGCTCGCGGCGCGTCGCGCGAGCCGCGCGCGGCGAGAGACATCCGCCGCCCCGCTCGACGCAGCGCTCGCAAGACGCGAGCGGCGGCGCTCAAAGCCGTGCTCGTCGTGCTGCTGCTCGCCTTCACGCTCTTCCCGGTGCTGTGGATGCTCTCGAGCGCGTTCGACGCGAAGGCCGGCATCGGCGCGGCCTCCATCCTGCCGCGCGAGTGGTCGCTCGAGAACTTCCGCTACGTGCTCACCGAGGGCGGCTTCGACGTCTTCCTCCGGAACTCGGCGATCGTCGCGCTCGTGACCGTGCTCGCGAGCGCGGTGCTCGCGCTGCTCGCCTCGGTCGCCGTCGCGCGCTTCCGATTCAAGCTCCGCACGGCGCTCCTGCTCATGGTGCTCGTGGTGCAGATGGTGCCCCTCGAAGCGCTCGTCATCCCGCTCTTCGTGCAGGTGCGCGACCTGGGCCTGCTGAACACCCTCCTCGGCCTCATGGTCGTCTACGTCGCGCTCTCGCTGCCGTTCGGCATCTGGATGCTGCGCGGCTTCGTCGCGGCCGTGCCCGTCGAGCTCGAAGAGGCCGCCTACATCGACGGCGCGAGCTGGGGGCGGATGTTCCGGAGCGTCCTGCTGCCCCTCGTCATGCCGGGTCTCGTCGCGACGAGCGTGTTCAGCTTCATCACGGCGTGGAACGAGTTCATCTTCGCGATGACCCTCCTCGGCGGCGCGACCGAGAACTACACGGTCGCGATCGGCCTCAAGCAGTTCTTCGGCGAGCACTCGAACGAGTGGGGCGCCATCATGGCCGCCTCGACGATCATCACGCTGCCCGTCATGGTCTTCTTCGTCATCGTGCAGCGGCGCCTGTCGAGCGGGCTCGTCGCGGGCGCGGTCAAGGGGTGAGCCGGATGTCTCGAACCGTCGACCGGTCGCTGCGCAGCCTCGTCAACGCCGTGCTGTGGCCGGGCTTCATCGGGCGCACCGTGCCCGGCTGGCTCCGCGACGAGCTCGACCACGGCCTCGCCGGCGTCGTGCTGTTCGCGCAGAACCTCGGCGACGAGGTGGAGCGCGACGCCCTCGCGGCGGCCCTGCACGCGGGGCGCGACGACGTCCTCGTCGGCATCGACGAGGAGGGCGGCATCATCACGCGGCTCGAAGCCCGGTCGGGCTCGACGCTGCCGGGCGCATGGCAGCTGGGCGCGGTCGACGACGTGGTCGTGACGGAGGCCGTCGGCCGGACCCTCGCCGACCGGTCGCTCGCGGCCGGCGCGAACGTCGTGCTCGGCCCCATCGCCGACGTGAACGTCGACCCGGCGAACCCCGTCATCGGCACGCGGAGCTTCGGCGCCGACCCCACCTTGGTCTCGAGGCACGTCGCGGCCGAGGTCCGCGGCATCCAGGCGCGCGGTGCCGCCGCGTGCGTCAAGCACTATCCGGGTCATGGCGACACGAGCGTCGATTCGCACCACGACCTGCCGAAGCTTGCGATCGGCCCCGACGAGATCGAACGGCTGCACCTGCCGCCCTTCGACGCGGCGATCGCGGCGGGCGTCGACGCGATCATGACGGCACACCTCGTCGTGCCTGCGTGGGGCGAGCTGCCCGCGACGCTCAACCCCGCCATCCTCGGGCGCCTGCGCGAAGGGGGGTTCGAGGGCGTCATCGTGACCGACGCGCTCGACATGGCGGCCGTGCGCGCGACCGTCGGGTCGGGTCGCGGCGCCGTGCTCTCGCTCCTCGCGGGCGCCGATCTGCTGTGCATCGGCAACCCCGCGAACCCGGGTGTCGCGGCGGCACCCGACCAGGACGAACGCGACTTCTTCGAGGTGCAGCACGCCCTCGTCGCCGCCGTCGCGTCGGGCGAGCTCGATCGCGGCGTGCTCGAGCGGGCCGCCGCGCGCGTCGCAGCGCTCGCGGCGAAGGTGCGGTCGGCTCCGCTTGCCGGGGGCGAGGCGTTCGGCGTCGACGACGCCGCGGGCGAGGCGTCCGCCGTCGACGCGTCGGTCGTCGTGCGTCGGGCGGTGACGGTCGCGGGCGCGCTCCCGGCCTTCGACCACGGATGCCTCGTGCTCGACGCGCGGCGACGCTCGACGATCGCCATGGACTCCGGGGCCGACTACGTCGCCGCGGGCATCGCGCGCGGCGGCGCCGTGCGGCGCGTGCACCTCGACTCGGCTGATCGCACGACGTCGCTCGCCGACGCCGACGCCGACGCCGACGCCGACGCAGCCGTCTATGAGGCGATCGCCGCGTCCCGGCTCGACGGCCGGGGCCTCGTCGTGCTCCTCGACGCGCTCGCCGCGTCGGCCGGACAACGGCGGCTCGTCGACCGGGTCGCAGCGCAGCGCCCCGACGCGGTCGTCGTGCACGTCGGCGTTCCGAGCGAGGCATCCGCCGGGCTCGCGCTCCCCGTCATCGAGACGCGGGGCGCGAGCCGGGTGACCGCCGAGGTCGTCGCCGACCTGCTCTCGGGAGCGCGCACATGAGAATCGTGTCGCTCCAGTCCGGGACCTCGGCCGACGGCATCGACGTGGCGGTCGTCGACGTCGAGGTCGCGGATGACCCGGGCGGCGCGCCTGCCGACGTGTCATCGGTGGCGGGCGGTTCGCGCCTCGCGCTCACGCCGGTGCTGACGCGCACGGTCGACTGGGAGCGGGCGCTGCGCGCGCGGATCCTCGGGGCGGCCCTCGGCGACGTGCTCGACGCCGGCGCATGGTGCCGACTCGACACCGCGCTCGGCCAGGCGTTCGCGGACGCCGCAGCCGACGTCGTCGCCGAGGCCGGCCCGGCCGACCTCATCGTCTCGCACGGTCAGACCCTGCACCACTGGGTCGAGGGCGGCCGCGCCCGAGGCACCCTCCAGCTCGGAGACCCGTCATGGATCGCCGAGCGCGCCGGCGCCCCCGTGCTCTCGCACGTGCGCGCCGCCGACATCGCCGCGGGCGGCGAAGGCGCCCCGCTCATGGCCGTGTTCGACCGGCTCTGGCTCGGCGAGGAGGCACGCGCAGCGGGCCGGGCACTCGCCACGGTCAACCTCGGCGGGATCGCGAACGTGCAGATCGTCGCTCCATCCGGCGAGGTGTGCGCATTCGACAGCGGACCCGCCAATGCGCTCGTCGACGAGGCCGTCTCGGAGGCGACCGCAGGCGCCGAGGCCTTCGATCGCGACGGCCGGCACGCCGGCGCCGGGCACGTCCACGACGTGCTTCTCGCGAGGCTCCTCGCCCACCCCTACTTCGCCGCCGCCGCCCCCAAGACGACCGGTCGCGAGACCTTCCACCTGGGCGTGGTCGGCGAGGCCGCGCGGGCCGTCGGCGCTGACGCGGTCGGCGTCGACGACCTCGCGGCGACGCTCACCGAGCTCACGGCGATCACCGTCGTGGGCGCGTTCGCGCCCGAAGCCGCGCCGGCCGAGCTCGTCGTGTCGGGCGGCGGCGCGCTCAACCCCGTGCTGCTCGACCGCCTCGCGGCCCACGCGCGTGCCCGAGGCATCCGCGTCGCCTCGAGCGCCGAACGCGGGCTCGACCCCGCCTTCAAGGAGTCGCTCATGTTCGCGCTCCTCGGCTTCCTGTCGTGGCACGGCGTGCCCGTCCGCATCGCCGGCCCGGCGATGCGCGTCGCCGGGCGCATCAGCCCCGGCCCCTCACCCCTCAGACTCCCCGAGCCGATCGCCGGCGCGACGTCCCTCACCATCCACCAGGAGAACCACCGATGACGACGACGAACCACCCCGCCGCGAGCGAGCCCGCGGCCGAGGACCGCGCACGCCTGCACGACGTGCTCGCGGGCCTCGCGACCGAGCAGGTCGCCGACGGCCTCGCCGACTTCGACCTCCGCTCGACCGAGGCGCAGCTCGCGACCATGGTCGACGAGAGCGCCGTCGCGGTCGAGGCCGTGCGCGACGCGACGCCGCAGATCGCCGCCGCCGTCGACGCGATCGTCGCGCGCCTGCGCGCAGGCGGCCGTCTCGTGTACCTCGGCGCGGGCACCGCGGGGCGCCTCGGCGTGCTCGACGCGAGCGAGATCCCCCCGACGTTCGGCACCGACCCGTCGCTCGTCGTAGGACTCATCGCGGGCGGCGAGACGGCCATCAGACACGCCGTCGAGAACGCCGAGGACGACGCCGAGCAGGGCGCCGCCGACGTCGCGGCGATCGGGATCGGCCCGCTCGACGCGCTCGTCGGCATCTCGGCATCGGGTCGCACGCCGTACGTGCTCGGTGCGCTCGCGCACGCCCGAGCGGCCGGCGCGCTCACCGTCGCCCTCGCGAGCAACCGGGGTTCCGAGATCGGCGCCGCAGCCGACCTCGCGATCGAGACGGCCGTCGGCCCCGAGGTCGTCGCGGGATCCACGCGACTCAAGGCGGGCACCGCCCAGAAGCTCGTGCTCAACGCCATCTCGACGCTCGCGATGGTGCATCTCGGCAAGGTCCACGGGAATCTCATGGTCGACGTGCGGGCGACGAACGCGAAACTGCGGGCGCGGGCGGAGCGGATCGTGATGGCGGCGACGGGCTGCGAGTCGGCCGAGGCCGCCGCCGCGCTCGCCTCGACCGGCGGCGCCGTCAAGCCCGCGATCCTCGTCACCCTCACTGGGGTCGATGCCGAGGTCGCAGTGAGGGCGCTCGATCGGGAGGATGGGGTGTTACGCGGTGCGCTCGAGCGGCTCGCGAGCGCCGACCGACCCGAGGAGTCCCATGTCCCCTGATGTGCTGTCGGCCGTGCGGGAGGCGCTCCCGCGGTTGAGCTCGTCCGAGTCGCGTGTGGCCGTCGCGATCCTCCAGGATCCGGCGATCGTCGTCGACCTCACGATCACCGAGCTCGCGGGGGCGTGCGGCACGTCGCTCTCGACGGTCGCGCGGTTCTGCCAGACCCTCGGCTACACGGGCTACCGCGAGTTCCGCATGGCGGTCGCGAGCGCGGTGAGCCGTGAGGAGGCCGAGCGGGCGAGGTTCGGGCTCGCGGCGACCGACATCGACCCCGACGACGGCGTCGACGAGGTCGTCGCCAAGATCGCCTTCCAGGAGATCCTCGCGATCGAGCAGACGGCGCACGGGCTGGATGTCGCGGCGCTCGACATCGTCGTCGACCGCCTCGTCGACGCGCGCCAGGTCGACCTGTACGGCTTCGGCGCGTCGGGGCTCACCGCGCAGGACCTCCAGCAGAAGCTCGTCCGCGTCGGCATGGTCGCGACGTGCTCGGTCGACATCCATCTCGCACTCGTGTCGGCCGCGCTCCGCGGCCCCGGCGACGTGGCCATCGCGATCTCGCACTCCGGCGAGACGACCGAGACGCTTCACGCGCTCGACGTCGCCGCTTCGGCCGGGGCGTTCACGGTCGCGATCACGAACTCGCCCGCGTCCCCCCTGGCCGAGATCGCCGACGCCGTCCTCGCGACCCGTGCGCGCGAGTCGAGCTTCCGCCTCGGGGCCATGTCGAGCCGCATCGCGCAGCTCGCGCTCGTCGACATCCTGTTCGTCCGACTCGCGCAGCGCCGTCACCTCGACGTCGAGGAGCCGCTCCGTCGCACGCGCGAAGTGACGGCGAGCCATCGTGTGCCGCCCAGGCGGCGCGGCGCGGGGGAGACGGGAGCGAGCTGACGCCCGCGGCTCGAGGGGCGCGCCGATAGCATCGAGGAGGCGCCCGTTCGGTGCGCTCAGGAGGCGTTCATGGTGACAGGGGCACCGCGCGTCGAAGTCGACGCGATCGTCGTCGGGTCGGGCCCGAACGGGCTCGCGACGGCCGTCACGCTCGCGCGCGCCGGGCTCTCGGTGCACGTCGTCGAACGCGAGGCGACGATCGGCGGCGGCGCACGCACCGAGGAGCTGACCCTGCCGGGCTTCCGCCACGACGTGTGCTCGGCCGTGCACCCGCTCGCGCTCGCATCGCGCTTTTTCCGTGAGTTCGGCCTCGACCGCCGCATCGAACTCGTCGTGCCCGAGGTGTCGTTCGGGCACCCGCTCGACGGCGGCCGCGCTGGCATCGCGTGGCGCGACTTCGACCGCACGGTCGACGGGCTCGGCGCCGACGGCGCCGCCTACCGGTCGCTCCTCGCACGGTTCGTCGCGCACCCCGGCGCGGTCGCGTCGTTCACGGGCGGGTCGATCGTGCGCATCCCCGCCGATCCCGTGACCGCGGTGCGCTTCGGCCTCAACGCGCTCGAGCAGGGCACACGCGCCTGGAGCGGCAGATTCACGGATGTCCCGGCGCCCGCCATGCTCACGGGCGCCGCCGCGCACGCCATCCTGCCGCTCCCGAGCGTCGCCGCGGCGGCCGTCGGGCTCTCGCTCGTCACGTGGGCGCACACCGTCGGCTGGCCCGTGCCGGTCGGCGGCAGCCAGGCGATCGTCGACGCGCTCGTCGCAGACCTCACGGCGCACGGCGGAACGATCGAGACCGGGCGTTCGGTGGAACGCCTCGACGAACTCCCCGCCGCACGCGCCGTGCTGTTCGACACGACGCCGCGCGCGCTCGCGAGCATCGCAGGCGAGCGGATGCCCCGGCGCTACCTCGAGACCCTCGAACGGTTCCGGTACGGCAACGCCGTCGCGAAGGTCGACTTCGCGCTCTCGGGGCCGGTGCCGTGGACGAACCCCGACCTCGCCCGCACCGGAACCCTGCACCTCGGCGGGACGCGCGAAGAACTCGCCGTCGCCGAGAACGCGGTCGCACGAGGCATCCACCCCGACTCCCCCTACGTGCTCGTGTCGCAACCGACCGTGCTCGACCCGGCGCGCGCGCCCGAGGGCAAGCACGTGCTGTGGGCGTACACGCACGTGCCACGCGGCTCGAACCTCGACCGCACCGAGGTCGTCACCCGCCAGATCGAGCGCTTCGCGCCCGGGTTCCGCGACCTCGTGCTCGCGTCGGCGTCGCGCACGGCCATCGACGTCGAGGCCCACAACCCCAACTACGTGCTCGGCGACATCTCGGCGGGCGAGCCCGACTTCGCGCAGCTCCTGCGTCGGCCCGTGCTCTCGCCCGACCCGTGGCGGACGCCCGCACGCGGAATCTACCTGTGCTCGGCCTCGACGCCACCCGGCCCCGGCGTGCACGGCCTCGGCGGGTGGCACGCGGCGCGGAGCGCGCTCCGGCACGAGTTCGGCATCACGGCGGCACCCTCGCTCGCGCCGTGAGCGGCGGGCCCGGCGGGATCGGCGGGATCGGCCTCAGAAGTCGACGAGATGCAGCTCGA comes from the Agromyces protaetiae genome and includes:
- a CDS encoding N-acetylglucosamine kinase, coding for MEHELQVISEHRYLLGIDLGGTGSRAALTPFAHTLPDASALTEASTVRRLDGGRISVTAGGSTVIDVAEALIGDARRAWPDARIAAVGVGAAGVASLVDDPDAAATRLARAADAPAALAADAVTANLGALAGAPGAVVAVGTGAIALGTDLDRVWRRVGGWGHLYDDRGSGAWIGIRALQAAIETHDGIRQDAVALLALATERFGPVGAWPAHLYPRADRAGVLAGLAADVARLADSGDAVATAILDEAGARIAATLAAALDPGLPRVASFTGGVFASPVVDAAFRREFARLAPDADLRAAAGTPLDGALHLARRLATGALPRDRPPYLWLAD
- a CDS encoding sugar ABC transporter substrate-binding protein — protein: MRNRILPIAALGLTAALALTACSGGGNGGGDAASGEGKTLDVWIMQGTNPDSEAFFDKVGDAFTEETGAELNVEYVQWADAHDRFVTSIAGGTTPDVAETGTTWTAEFADAGALAPIGDYVDADGLGDDLVEGLVESGTYDDTLYGMPWYAGVRSLVYRSDLFDELGLAAPASWDDIVAAGDAIKAAHPEMLAFAVPGDAEFGVYPWVWGAGGEVSVKKGDQWVSGLASPESQDGIGFYTGLATEHGFSSAGATTWKETDVLDNFVQGNVAMALMGSWTPATIVEKNPDLEGKFAATPIPGKDGGIAPSVLGGSHLSMFETADDKDLAWAFIKLMTTGEFAAEWADQTGYFPGQASLLDATLENADPLVAPFATQLVDGGASVPVTPKFGAVQAKKTTNTAIQAILSGQKSVQQATEDAAAEMDQIMNGD
- a CDS encoding carbohydrate ABC transporter permease, giving the protein MTSTIQAPPVAPGAPASRAAGGAGRRPSRITRLRPWLLFAPALIVLAVLLLWPLVRVVLFSLQDYGLREIVSGEPNWIGLDNYAEILADPSLWGVVLPNTVVFAVLSVAGTVAFGTAVAVLMASLGPFWRTIVGSAIMVAWAMPAVTGTYVWVWIFDADRGVFNQALQALGLQDDPVNWFTNRYSFFAIVLLNVIHHGFPFVAVTVLAGLLGVSKEMLEAAEMDGAGPFRRFFQVIVPNLRQVFTVVIILSTIWDFKVFAQVYLMPGGSGSNREVLNLGVWSYVESFGQNRYGFGSAIAVLLTLVLLAITVVYVRTMLKEEEL
- a CDS encoding carbohydrate ABC transporter permease, which encodes MLVVLLLAFTLFPVLWMLSSAFDAKAGIGAASILPREWSLENFRYVLTEGGFDVFLRNSAIVALVTVLASAVLALLASVAVARFRFKLRTALLLMVLVVQMVPLEALVIPLFVQVRDLGLLNTLLGLMVVYVALSLPFGIWMLRGFVAAVPVELEEAAYIDGASWGRMFRSVLLPLVMPGLVATSVFSFITAWNEFIFAMTLLGGATENYTVAIGLKQFFGEHSNEWGAIMAASTIITLPVMVFFVIVQRRLSSGLVAGAVKG
- a CDS encoding glycoside hydrolase family 3 N-terminal domain-containing protein — translated: MSRTVDRSLRSLVNAVLWPGFIGRTVPGWLRDELDHGLAGVVLFAQNLGDEVERDALAAALHAGRDDVLVGIDEEGGIITRLEARSGSTLPGAWQLGAVDDVVVTEAVGRTLADRSLAAGANVVLGPIADVNVDPANPVIGTRSFGADPTLVSRHVAAEVRGIQARGAAACVKHYPGHGDTSVDSHHDLPKLAIGPDEIERLHLPPFDAAIAAGVDAIMTAHLVVPAWGELPATLNPAILGRLREGGFEGVIVTDALDMAAVRATVGSGRGAVLSLLAGADLLCIGNPANPGVAAAPDQDERDFFEVQHALVAAVASGELDRGVLERAAARVAALAAKVRSAPLAGGEAFGVDDAAGEASAVDASVVVRRAVTVAGALPAFDHGCLVLDARRRSTIAMDSGADYVAAGIARGGAVRRVHLDSADRTTSLADADADADADAAVYEAIAASRLDGRGLVVLLDALAASAGQRRLVDRVAAQRPDAVVVHVGVPSEASAGLALPVIETRGASRVTAEVVADLLSGART
- a CDS encoding anhydro-N-acetylmuramic acid kinase — its product is MRIVSLQSGTSADGIDVAVVDVEVADDPGGAPADVSSVAGGSRLALTPVLTRTVDWERALRARILGAALGDVLDAGAWCRLDTALGQAFADAAADVVAEAGPADLIVSHGQTLHHWVEGGRARGTLQLGDPSWIAERAGAPVLSHVRAADIAAGGEGAPLMAVFDRLWLGEEARAAGRALATVNLGGIANVQIVAPSGEVCAFDSGPANALVDEAVSEATAGAEAFDRDGRHAGAGHVHDVLLARLLAHPYFAAAAPKTTGRETFHLGVVGEAARAVGADAVGVDDLAATLTELTAITVVGAFAPEAAPAELVVSGGGALNPVLLDRLAAHARARGIRVASSAERGLDPAFKESLMFALLGFLSWHGVPVRIAGPAMRVAGRISPGPSPLRLPEPIAGATSLTIHQENHR
- the murQ gene encoding N-acetylmuramic acid 6-phosphate etherase, which encodes MTTTNHPAASEPAAEDRARLHDVLAGLATEQVADGLADFDLRSTEAQLATMVDESAVAVEAVRDATPQIAAAVDAIVARLRAGGRLVYLGAGTAGRLGVLDASEIPPTFGTDPSLVVGLIAGGETAIRHAVENAEDDAEQGAADVAAIGIGPLDALVGISASGRTPYVLGALAHARAAGALTVALASNRGSEIGAAADLAIETAVGPEVVAGSTRLKAGTAQKLVLNAISTLAMVHLGKVHGNLMVDVRATNAKLRARAERIVMAATGCESAEAAAALASTGGAVKPAILVTLTGVDAEVAVRALDREDGVLRGALERLASADRPEESHVP
- a CDS encoding MurR/RpiR family transcriptional regulator; amino-acid sequence: MSPDVLSAVREALPRLSSSESRVAVAILQDPAIVVDLTITELAGACGTSLSTVARFCQTLGYTGYREFRMAVASAVSREEAERARFGLAATDIDPDDGVDEVVAKIAFQEILAIEQTAHGLDVAALDIVVDRLVDARQVDLYGFGASGLTAQDLQQKLVRVGMVATCSVDIHLALVSAALRGPGDVAIAISHSGETTETLHALDVAASAGAFTVAITNSPASPLAEIADAVLATRARESSFRLGAMSSRIAQLALVDILFVRLAQRRHLDVEEPLRRTREVTASHRVPPRRRGAGETGAS
- a CDS encoding phytoene desaturase family protein, translated to MVTGAPRVEVDAIVVGSGPNGLATAVTLARAGLSVHVVEREATIGGGARTEELTLPGFRHDVCSAVHPLALASRFFREFGLDRRIELVVPEVSFGHPLDGGRAGIAWRDFDRTVDGLGADGAAYRSLLARFVAHPGAVASFTGGSIVRIPADPVTAVRFGLNALEQGTRAWSGRFTDVPAPAMLTGAAAHAILPLPSVAAAAVGLSLVTWAHTVGWPVPVGGSQAIVDALVADLTAHGGTIETGRSVERLDELPAARAVLFDTTPRALASIAGERMPRRYLETLERFRYGNAVAKVDFALSGPVPWTNPDLARTGTLHLGGTREELAVAENAVARGIHPDSPYVLVSQPTVLDPARAPEGKHVLWAYTHVPRGSNLDRTEVVTRQIERFAPGFRDLVLASASRTAIDVEAHNPNYVLGDISAGEPDFAQLLRRPVLSPDPWRTPARGIYLCSASTPPGPGVHGLGGWHAARSALRHEFGITAAPSLAP